A DNA window from Verrucomicrobiia bacterium contains the following coding sequences:
- a CDS encoding PIN domain-containing protein yields MSGVIDTNLLLYAANGDCPEHASARAFLETVFNDPAVWYLTEGICYEFLRVATHRRVFPSPLSAANALGFLDALMSLPGMSMLRPGPDHWRALRDLVGSVHAPEGNLFFDIRTVVLMRENGVRRIYTADTDFLQFSGIEVMNPLRPV; encoded by the coding sequence ATGAGCGGCGTCATTGACACAAACCTGCTGCTTTACGCAGCCAATGGCGACTGTCCGGAGCATGCTTCGGCCAGGGCATTTCTAGAGACCGTTTTCAACGATCCCGCTGTCTGGTATCTGACGGAGGGCATTTGCTACGAGTTCCTTCGGGTGGCTACTCACCGCCGGGTGTTCCCTTCCCCGCTGTCGGCCGCAAATGCACTCGGATTTCTCGATGCCTTGATGAGCTTGCCGGGAATGTCGATGCTCCGACCCGGACCAGACCATTGGCGGGCGCTGCGAGATCTGGTGGGATCCGTTCACGCACCGGAAGGGAATCTCTTTTTCGACATTCGCACCGTGGTCCTGATGCGGGAGAACGGAGTGCGGAGGATCTACACCGCGGACACCGATTTCCTGCAGTTTTCGGGGATCGAGGTCATGAACCCCTTAAGACCGGTGTGA
- a CDS encoding RES family NAD+ phosphorylase, which produces MLPLLQLAAALNCAALVSAHGPWSRAIGYRHLLGPPPGQSGPPQPLWGGAAKTAGARFTPAGGFDSIYLGHDPITAFIEVSALILLPGGPVPVRSAPWVVISVDGILNNLLDLTDPATLTTLGTTAQEMTGTWTPLPHPPTQRLGQLAYDSGRIVGIKYASAKRPGGINVVVFPDRIHVVASNYLEVYDPHGHLAQRIP; this is translated from the coding sequence ATGTTGCCCCTCCTGCAACTCGCTGCCGCGCTCAATTGCGCCGCCCTGGTCTCGGCGCACGGGCCGTGGTCGCGCGCCATCGGCTATCGCCATTTGCTCGGCCCGCCGCCGGGCCAGAGCGGCCCGCCTCAACCACTGTGGGGTGGTGCGGCCAAAACTGCCGGCGCACGCTTCACCCCCGCAGGCGGCTTCGATTCCATCTACCTCGGGCACGATCCCATCACGGCTTTCATCGAAGTCTCCGCCTTGATCCTGCTGCCCGGCGGACCTGTGCCCGTTCGTTCCGCACCGTGGGTGGTCATCAGTGTGGACGGCATCCTCAACAACCTGCTGGACCTGACCGATCCAGCTACCTTGACGACGCTCGGCACAACCGCCCAGGAGATGACCGGCACTTGGACGCCCCTGCCGCATCCACCCACGCAACGGCTGGGGCAACTCGCCTACGATTCCGGACGCATCGTTGGAATCAAATATGCCTCTGCCAAGCGTCCTGGCGGCATCAACGTCGTGGTGTTCCCCGACCGCATTCACGTTGTCGCCAGCAATTATCTGGAGGTTTATGACCCGCACGGCCACCTTGCCCAGCGAATCCCCTGA
- a CDS encoding DUF2384 domain-containing protein produces MKTTLVEAESEILERAAELQSQVAAMQGKLQTLLRGVGGLQVILPELHDETSGRIDAQKLAAYLGVPLKRLAEGLHLNYKAIHRNPSAEGFQPALKPVKRSAEILHDFFHKPETVRVWLNTSHPDLDGHTALEMILANNSSAVLRILENAAAGVPV; encoded by the coding sequence ATGAAAACGACGTTGGTGGAAGCCGAATCGGAAATCCTGGAGCGTGCGGCGGAGCTGCAAAGCCAAGTTGCTGCCATGCAGGGAAAACTGCAGACGCTCTTGCGCGGTGTCGGCGGGTTGCAGGTGATCCTGCCTGAACTGCACGATGAAACCAGCGGACGCATTGATGCGCAAAAACTTGCCGCTTACCTGGGTGTGCCGCTCAAGCGGCTCGCCGAAGGCCTGCATCTAAACTACAAGGCCATTCATCGAAACCCCTCGGCGGAGGGTTTCCAGCCCGCTTTGAAACCCGTGAAGCGCTCCGCCGAGATACTACACGACTTCTTCCATAAACCGGAAACGGTCCGGGTCTGGCTCAACACCTCGCATCCGGACCTCGACGGGCACACCGCGCTGGAAATGATCCTGGCCAACAACTCCAGCGCGGTCCTTCGGATTCTCGAAAACGCTGCCGCTGGCGTGCCCGTCTGA
- a CDS encoding ATP-binding protein: MTGYLDREIVVRLESAARRLPVVVLSGLRQAGKSTLLQNEPGLARGRTYRTLDDFATLAAARSNPESLLEGAVILDEVQRCPELLVALKQRVDARRQPGQFFLSGSANLALIGHVSETLAGRAGYFTLHPMTRRELQGATNEEPLLAAFLRTQSMPSGKAVPVTEQEVLRGGLPPACLGPEGGVAEWFRAYVQTYVERDVRQLSQIADLLAFRTLAQLAAMRTGQVLVISTLARDAKLNAVTTGRYLDLLETSFLIRRLPPFLKNRSSRLVKSPKLHFTDSGLAAHLAGVSDIEPGRDDLLRGALFETYAAQNVAALLEAHVPEARLAYWHEQGRHEVDLVIESGRRIFGIEVKAASRWTDGDLSGLRAFLLRTPDCVAAILAYNGKEAVKLEERLFAIPLGHLLG, translated from the coding sequence ATGACGGGTTACCTTGACCGGGAGATCGTTGTGCGATTGGAAAGCGCGGCGCGACGGTTGCCCGTGGTCGTGCTGTCCGGGCTGCGGCAGGCCGGGAAGAGCACCCTTCTCCAGAACGAGCCCGGCCTGGCTCGCGGACGGACCTACCGCACCCTGGACGACTTCGCCACGCTGGCGGCAGCCCGTTCGAATCCCGAGTCGCTGTTGGAAGGTGCGGTCATCCTCGACGAGGTGCAGCGCTGCCCCGAGTTGCTCGTTGCCCTGAAGCAGCGTGTGGACGCCCGGCGGCAACCGGGTCAGTTCTTCCTCTCCGGGTCGGCCAATCTGGCCTTGATCGGCCATGTCTCGGAGACCCTGGCCGGGCGTGCGGGATACTTCACCCTTCATCCGATGACGCGACGGGAACTGCAGGGAGCCACGAACGAGGAGCCTCTCCTTGCAGCGTTCCTGAGGACGCAATCGATGCCTTCCGGCAAAGCCGTTCCCGTCACGGAACAGGAGGTCCTGCGTGGCGGCCTGCCACCAGCGTGCCTTGGTCCTGAGGGCGGCGTGGCCGAGTGGTTTCGTGCCTACGTGCAGACGTATGTGGAACGGGATGTCCGACAGCTCTCCCAGATCGCCGATCTGCTGGCCTTTCGGACTCTGGCGCAACTGGCCGCCATGCGGACGGGGCAGGTGCTTGTCATCAGCACCCTGGCTCGCGACGCGAAGCTCAACGCCGTCACGACGGGGCGTTACCTCGACCTTCTGGAAACGTCGTTTCTCATTCGGAGACTGCCGCCGTTCCTGAAGAATCGAAGTTCGCGCCTCGTGAAGTCCCCCAAGCTGCACTTCACGGACAGCGGCCTGGCGGCGCATCTGGCAGGAGTCAGTGACATCGAACCGGGTCGGGACGATCTCCTGCGCGGCGCCTTGTTCGAGACGTATGCGGCACAGAACGTCGCCGCCCTTCTGGAGGCCCATGTGCCCGAGGCCCGACTGGCGTACTGGCACGAGCAGGGCCGGCACGAGGTGGATCTGGTGATCGAATCGGGCCGGAGGATCTTCGGCATCGAGGTCAAGGCCGCTTCCCGCTGGACGGATGGCGATCTGTCGGGGCTGCGAGCGTTCCTCCTGCGGACGCCGGACTGCGTGGCCGCCATCCTGGCCTACAACGGGAAGGAAGCCGTGAAGCTGGAGGAGCGCTTGTTTGCAATCCCTCTTGGGCATCTCCTGGGATAG
- a CDS encoding type II toxin-antitoxin system death-on-curing family toxin: MKRPLSHPTPEAVKAIHAEVLTAHGGKAGLRDVALLESAVAAPQATMMGQPILTEPLEIAAAYLFYLCRNHPFVDGNKRTALATCLVFLSENNLLPDENLDVDAWAALAFDVAASRFDRDQTTRRLRELLCK; encoded by the coding sequence ATGAAGCGTCCCCTCTCGCACCCCACACCAGAGGCGGTAAAGGCCATCCATGCCGAAGTGCTGACGGCCCACGGCGGCAAGGCCGGTTTGCGTGACGTGGCCCTGTTGGAATCCGCGGTGGCGGCGCCGCAGGCCACCATGATGGGTCAACCGATCCTGACCGAACCGCTGGAGATCGCCGCCGCCTATCTGTTCTACCTCTGCCGCAACCACCCGTTCGTCGATGGCAACAAGCGGACCGCGCTGGCGACGTGCCTGGTGTTCCTGAGCGAAAACAACCTTCTGCCCGACGAGAACCTCGACGTCGATGCCTGGGCGGCATTGGCCTTCGATGTCGCCGCCAGCCGGTTCGACCGCGACCAGACGACCCGCCGACTGCGAGAGCTCCTGTGTAAGTGA
- a CDS encoding c-type cytochrome: MIRILLSALGAVALIGPAHAAPPFVAGLERAGTEPIAGAVLVSELGCTSCHASEQQAFVAKPGPDLSAVGARVNAAHLRQFLASPSGVKPGTTMPDVLAHLPEPERDDAANALAHFLATLGRPEKSGLPEPEAVERGAKLYHAVGCVACHSPESNLSGSVPLGPLAEKYTVASLAGFLERPLDVRPGGRMPDCRLERREAADIASYLLRGQKALLPAFAPETALADRGRRLFSEHRCHACHRTGETAVSPVLPALSGLRATEGCLSQERGAWPHYPLAENQRVSLRAAISDAAKDWTPGEHVSLALTRLNCIACHSRDELGGVAANRSEYFTGTDENLGDQGRLPPPLTGVGAKLKERWLREVIANGASARPYLHTRMPKFGAANADALVDALKALDTLPPAEFTRVAPDGKPHQVGRELAGSKGLNCVACHTFREKAAGNILALDLMTMAERLEENWFHHYMAHPQRFSPLTLMPVFWPDGESLLPDLLGGDPGRQRDALWQYLEQGPDAGEPAGFVLEPLLVVVGDEAVIIRRAFPGIGKRGIGVGYPGGINLAFDAEQMRLASVWSGGFIEASGLWRGQGAGQARLLGRDTVTFPPGPAFAVLTEPDTPWPAYDPTPRSRSSSFKGYTLDDRQRPRFRYVADGIAVEDYFRERREASGRVHLERTLRFPDVPPAGLHLRVAAGKSVEARGANEYAVGGSMVVRLPAAGLVRHAADTQELLLPVAGGELKLEYQLNARP; the protein is encoded by the coding sequence ATGATCAGGATCTTGCTGTCAGCGCTTGGGGCGGTGGCACTGATCGGGCCGGCCCACGCCGCCCCGCCGTTTGTCGCCGGCCTGGAGCGCGCGGGCACAGAGCCGATCGCAGGCGCGGTGCTTGTGAGCGAGCTGGGTTGCACCTCATGTCATGCGAGCGAGCAGCAGGCGTTCGTCGCGAAACCTGGACCGGATCTGTCGGCAGTGGGTGCACGGGTGAACGCGGCGCATCTGCGGCAGTTTCTCGCGTCACCCTCCGGCGTGAAGCCGGGCACGACCATGCCGGATGTGCTCGCGCATCTGCCGGAGCCGGAGCGCGACGACGCGGCGAACGCGCTTGCCCACTTCCTCGCCACGCTGGGCCGTCCGGAGAAATCGGGACTGCCGGAGCCGGAAGCGGTGGAGCGGGGCGCAAAGCTGTATCACGCGGTCGGGTGCGTGGCGTGTCATTCGCCGGAGAGCAACCTGTCCGGCTCGGTTCCGCTGGGACCGCTGGCCGAAAAATACACCGTCGCCAGCCTGGCGGGGTTCCTGGAACGACCGCTCGACGTGCGTCCCGGTGGACGGATGCCGGATTGCCGGCTCGAACGTAGGGAGGCCGCGGACATCGCAAGCTACCTGCTGCGCGGTCAGAAGGCGCTGCTGCCCGCCTTTGCACCGGAGACGGCACTGGCGGATCGGGGCCGGCGCTTGTTCAGCGAACATCGTTGCCACGCCTGCCACCGGACCGGGGAGACAGCGGTCTCCCCCGTGCTGCCGGCCCTCAGCGGGCTGCGGGCCACCGAAGGATGCCTCTCGCAGGAGCGCGGCGCGTGGCCGCATTACCCGCTCGCGGAGAACCAGCGGGTCTCGTTGCGGGCGGCCATCTCGGATGCAGCCAAGGACTGGACTCCTGGGGAGCATGTCTCGCTCGCGCTCACGCGGCTGAACTGCATTGCCTGCCATTCGCGCGATGAGTTGGGCGGCGTCGCCGCGAATCGCAGCGAGTATTTCACCGGCACAGACGAAAACCTCGGGGACCAGGGCCGCCTGCCGCCACCGCTCACCGGCGTGGGCGCGAAGCTCAAGGAACGGTGGCTGCGCGAAGTGATCGCGAACGGCGCCTCCGCGCGTCCGTATCTGCACACGCGCATGCCGAAGTTTGGTGCGGCCAACGCCGACGCCCTCGTGGACGCCTTGAAGGCGCTCGACACACTCCCTCCGGCCGAGTTCACCCGCGTCGCCCCGGACGGGAAACCGCATCAGGTCGGTCGTGAACTCGCGGGCAGCAAGGGCCTGAACTGCGTTGCCTGCCACACCTTCCGCGAGAAGGCCGCCGGGAACATCCTCGCCCTGGACCTGATGACGATGGCGGAGCGGCTGGAGGAGAACTGGTTCCATCACTACATGGCCCACCCGCAACGCTTCTCGCCGCTGACCCTCATGCCGGTGTTCTGGCCGGACGGAGAATCGCTGCTGCCCGATCTGCTCGGCGGCGATCCGGGCCGGCAGCGTGACGCCCTCTGGCAGTATCTGGAGCAGGGACCGGACGCGGGGGAACCTGCCGGCTTCGTGCTGGAGCCGCTCCTCGTCGTGGTCGGGGACGAGGCCGTGATCATTCGCCGGGCTTTTCCCGGCATCGGCAAGCGCGGCATCGGCGTCGGCTACCCCGGCGGCATCAATCTCGCCTTCGACGCGGAGCAGATGCGGCTCGCCTCCGTGTGGAGCGGTGGGTTCATCGAAGCGTCCGGGCTCTGGCGCGGTCAGGGTGCCGGACAGGCACGCCTCCTCGGCCGGGACACCGTCACGTTCCCTCCCGGCCCGGCCTTCGCCGTCCTGACCGAACCGGACACGCCCTGGCCGGCCTACGATCCCACGCCACGCTCCCGGTCCTCCTCGTTCAAGGGCTATACGCTCGACGACCGGCAACGTCCCCGGTTCCGGTATGTCGCGGATGGCATCGCGGTGGAGGATTACTTCCGCGAACGACGTGAGGCCTCGGGGCGCGTCCACCTTGAACGCACGCTGAGGTTTCCCGACGTCCCGCCCGCCGGACTGCACCTGCGGGTCGCCGCCGGAAAGTCCGTCGAGGCACGCGGCGCGAATGAGTATGCCGTGGGCGGGAGCATGGTCGTGCGCCTGCCCGCAGCGGGCCTGGTGCGGCATGCGGCGGACACCCAGGAACTCCTGCTGCCGGTGGCCGGTGGCGAGTTGAAACTCGAATACCAGCTCAACGCCAGGCCATGA
- a CDS encoding DNRLRE domain-containing protein, whose protein sequence is MPEGTSARDESPGWHRATLSLLLVGLWLSGTGCSAIRRLVCCPEEPRRDCCTSVAQTGRIEGRGTEWVSLWITAYKDTYVDRREPDRRFGCEPDVRVASLLVEPVPVTRRTYVHFVLPRLPAGSQIGKAFLNLYNPDFSNPPENAPIHARTAVRHWDPCDLTWNNQPEEPGFLSSADFGIKYRNRDWCGPTASIRQFIEPIFANAAAHEGFIIFTPVQPSQQKAFLSNNHSSRTANDLGLAPRLLVRVKLPPGTTAADIRIPPLPADNDLGALGVHVLLVAVADAADDLEPFPAAWNVFEGP, encoded by the coding sequence ATGCCTGAAGGAACCTCCGCCCGCGACGAATCGCCCGGTTGGCACCGGGCCACCCTTTCCCTCCTCCTGGTCGGACTCTGGCTATCAGGCACCGGTTGCAGCGCCATCCGGAGACTGGTGTGCTGCCCCGAGGAACCCCGCCGTGACTGCTGCACCAGTGTTGCCCAAACAGGACGGATCGAGGGCCGGGGAACGGAATGGGTGTCCCTCTGGATTACCGCGTACAAGGACACCTACGTGGACCGGCGGGAGCCGGACCGGCGGTTCGGCTGCGAGCCGGACGTCCGGGTGGCCTCCCTGCTGGTGGAGCCGGTTCCGGTGACCCGGCGGACCTACGTTCACTTTGTGCTGCCCCGCCTGCCGGCGGGCAGCCAGATCGGGAAGGCGTTCCTCAACCTGTACAACCCGGACTTCAGCAACCCGCCGGAGAACGCACCCATCCACGCCCGGACGGCCGTCCGCCACTGGGATCCCTGCGATCTCACCTGGAACAACCAGCCGGAGGAACCTGGATTTCTGAGTTCCGCGGATTTTGGCATCAAGTACCGGAACCGGGACTGGTGCGGCCCCACCGCCAGCATCCGGCAGTTCATCGAGCCGATCTTCGCCAACGCCGCCGCCCACGAGGGATTCATAATCTTCACCCCGGTTCAGCCGAGCCAGCAGAAGGCATTCCTCTCGAACAATCACAGCTCCCGCACCGCCAATGACCTGGGCCTGGCCCCGCGTCTTCTGGTGCGGGTCAAGCTCCCCCCCGGCACCACCGCCGCCGACATCCGCATCCCGCCCCTGCCGGCCGACAACGACCTCGGCGCGCTGGGCGTCCATGTGCTGCTGGTCGCCGTGGCGGATGCCGCCGATGACCTCGAACCATTCCCTGCCGCTTGGAACGTGTTTGAAGGGCCGTGA